Proteins encoded together in one Dermacentor variabilis isolate Ectoservices chromosome 2, ASM5094787v1, whole genome shotgun sequence window:
- the LOC142570841 gene encoding gonadotropin-releasing hormone receptor-like, with product MTEPDFFNVSLETLPDESDPYGNETGFLNITDALVSDELLGPRYHKRVRIGIIVTMIIVSVFGNSVVCCNLLVRQRRRRVSKARVLFLNLAIADLLVACITMTSQVVWEVMGRIWIAGDAFCRFFKFLQTFALVSSTYMLVAISVDRHIAIATPLAPSPDPWRLAAVTWIAACMPSLPNVYVFHSVEVAPGKCFCASIFYDRGTPLYHRQIYMGFVFFMVFVAPLVLLIAFHTGILWALWKHNATSRRMSCQTPSSLPRAKVKTLKMTAVVFGAFLVTNVPYMVQEAILAFGNPGILDANVVALFGVISASNSAINPYIFLYFQRVRKGTHDGGLWRTLSQVVVESLTCRLLNRSQTGSQVSTDVVDACSPTRRSKAACTTNFEEESPPAKKGCVTC from the exons ATGACTGAACCGGATTTCTTCAATGTGTCTTTGGAAACACTGCCAGATGAAAGCGACCCATACGGCAACGAGACCGGGTTTTTAAACATCACCGACGCCTTAGTGTCCGACGAACTCTTGGGCCCTCGCTACCACAAGCGAGTCCGCATCGGCATCATCGTAACCATGATCATAGTTTCGGTATTCGGCAACAGCGTCGTTTGCTGCAACCTCCTGGTGAGGCAGCGCCGTCGGAGGGTGTCCAAGGCGAGGGTGCTGTTCCTCAATTTGGCCATCGCTGACCTCCTGGTGGCCTGCATAACGATGACGTCACAAGTGGTGTGGGAAGTGATGGGCCGGATTTGGATCGCAGGCGACGCCTTCTGCCGCTTCTTCAAGTTCTTACAGACGTTTGCCCTGGTCTCGTCGACCTACATGCTCGTGGCCATTTCCGTGGACAGACACATCGCGATCGCCACTCCTCTTGCGCCAAGTCCAGATCCCTGGAGGCTGGCGGCTGTCACCTGGATCGCGGCGTGCATGCCTTCACTTCCAAACGTGTACGTGTTTCACAGTGTTGAAGTGGCTCCCGGAAAGTGCTTCTGCGCGTCCATTTTCTACGACCGGGGCACTCCACTGTACCATCGCCAGATCTACATGGGATTCGTCTTTTTCATGGTGTTTGTTGCCCCGCTCGTGCTTCTTATAGCGTTTCACACTGGCATACTGTGGGCTCTATGGAAGCACAACGCGACGAGTCGGAGGATGAGCTGCCAAACTCCTTCATCGCTTCCACGTGCGAAG GTGAAGACATTGAAGATGACGGCCGTGGTTTTCGGTGCTTTCCTGGTGACCAACGTGCCGTACATGGTCCAGGAGGCAATACTCGCCTTCGGCAACCCCGGCATACTGGACGCCAACGTGGTCGCGCTGTTCGGCGTCATATCTGCCTCCAACAGCGCCATCAATCCGTACATCTTCTTGTACTTTCAACGAGTTCGCAAGGGGACCCACGACGGTGGCTTATGGCGGACCTTGTCGCAAGTCGTGGTCGAGTCGCTCACGTGTCGCCTGCTCAATCGATCACAAACGGGTTCCCAGGTGTCGACTGACGTGGTCGACGCCTGCTCACCGACGCGTCGTTCTAAAGCGGCCTGCACGACGAATTTCGAAGAAGAGAGTCCACCCGCCAAAAAGGGTTGTGTGACGTGTTGA